The DNA window CCGGTCCGTGGAGGACCGGATCGCCGAGGACGGCTTCCTCGTCTGGCACCTGCCGCTGCCCGGGGCCGTCAAGGAGGAGCTCGGCCTGGTCCGCCGGGGCGACGAACTCGTCCTGGACGTGGGCCCGTTCCGCCGCGTGCTGCCCCTGCCCTCCGCCCTGCGCCGCTGTGACGTCTCGGGCGCGGGCCTGACCGACGGCGTACTGAAGGTGCGCTTCACGCCCGACCCCCGGCTGTGGCCCCGGACGAAGTGAACCGCCTGCCACCGTTCGGGTAACGTCGGGGGTACGAGGCCTGCGTACCGTACGGGCCGCCGCCTGCCGCAGGAGTCCGCCATGAGCGATGCCACCGAGCGTCCAGAAGCCGCCGAGGCCCCCGAAGCCGACGCGTGGGCGAAGGCTTGCGCCGAGGACCTCGCCGCCGAGCGGGCCCGCCGCCGCGCCGACACCGGCGGGGCGCAGCCGGGGTCCGCGGGCGAGGAACTGCGCAAGCTCCTCGACGCCGTCGCCGACAAGGTCACCTCGCTCCAGTCGTCGCTGCCCGGCATGGCCGCGCAGGGCACGGTCAGCCAGCTCATCAACCAGGCGAAGTCCGCCGTCGAGCCCGTCATAGAGCGCAACCCGGAGGTCTTCGACCACCTGGCCGCGGCCGGAAACGAGCTGCTGGCCGCCTACCGCTCGGCCGTCCAGGGCCAGGAGGGCCGCTGGACCCGCGGGCCCGCGCGGCCGGCGGACCGCGAGGACGGGAAGTACGACGGAAACGACGGAGACGACGGTCCCGAAGGCCCTTCGTCGAGCAAGCACATCGACCTGGACTGAGCTGCCACTCGGGTACGGTTGCCCTTAGCGGGGCTCGACCGAAAACTGAGGGACACATGGGACTCACCATCGGCGTCGACATCGGCGGCACGAAGATCGCGGCAGGCGTGGTCGACGAAGAGGGCACCATTCTCGACACGCACAAGGTGCCGACGCCGCCGACCGCCGAAGGCATCGTCGACGCGATCTGCGCGGCCGTCTCCGAGGCGGGCAAGGGCCACCAGATCGACGCGGTCGGCATCGGGGCCGCGGGTTACGTCGACGACAAGCGCGCCACCGTCCTGTTCGCGCCCAACATCCACTGGCGGCACGAGCCGCTGAAGGACAAGGTCGAGCAGCGCGTCGGCCTGCCCGTCGTCGTGGAGAACGACGCGAACGCCGCCGCCTGGGGCGAGTACCGGTTCGGAGCGGGCAAGGGCCACGAGGACGTCATCTGCATCACCCTCGGCACCGGCCTCGGCGGCGGCATCATCATCGGCAACAAGCTGCGCCGCGGACGCTTCGGCGTGGCCGCCGAGTTCGGCCACATCCGGGTCGTCCCCGACGGCCTGCTGTGCGGCTGCGGCAGCCAGGGCTGCTGGGAGCAGTACGCGTCCGGGCGGGCCCTCGTCCGGTACGCCAAGCAGCGCGCCAACGCCACCCCCGAGAACGCGAAGATCCTCCTTGCCCTCGGCGACGGTACGGCCGCGGGCATCGAGGGCAAGCACGTCAGCGCCGCGGCGCGGCAGGGCTGCCCGGTGGCCGTGGACTCGTTCCGCGAGCTGGCCCGGTGGGCGGGCGCGGGCCTGGCCGACCTGGCCTCGCTCTTCGACCCGTCGGCGTTCATCGTCGGCGGCGGTGTCTCGGACGAGGGCGAGCTGGTGCTCGACCCGATCCGCAAGTCATTCCGGCGCTGGCTGATCGGCGGCCAGTGGCGTCCGCACGCGCAGGTGCTCGCCGCTCAGCTGGGCGGCAAGGCCGGCCTGGTCGGCGCGGCGGACCTGGCGCGCCAGGGCTGACGCCGTTGCCCGTGCCCGCCGTGCCCCCTTGGGGTGCGGCGGGCATTTCCGTATCGTGATCGACATGGCGACGAGCCCGATCAGTACGCTGCCCGAGTCCCGCACCGAGGCCGACGGTTCGGCCGTCATCCGTGTGCTCAGCTACAACATCCGCTCGATGCGCGACGACCGGGAGGCGCTGGCCCGGGTCATCGGTGCCTGCGAGCCCGACCTGGTCCTCATTCAGGAGGCGCCGCGCTTCTTCCGCTGGCGCAAGCACGCCGCGTGGCTCGCCGCCCACAGCGACCTGGTGACGCTCGGCGGTGGAGCGACCGCTTCCGGCCCGCTGCTGCTGTGTTCGCTGCGGGTGACGGTGGAGCGTACGGACGATGTCCTGCTGCCGCGTACGCCGGGGCTGCACCAGCGGGGGTTCGCGACGGCGGTGGTGCGGATCGGGGGCGCGAGACTCGGCGTACTGAGCTGCCACCTCAGCCTCCAGCGCGAGGAGCGGTACGCCCAGGGCGGGATGCTGCTGGACCGCCTCGAAGCCATGGGCGTCCCGCACGCCGTGGCCGGCGGCGACCTCAACGAACGCCCCGACGGGCGGACTTTCCGCCGGCTGGCGGGGGAGCTCCAGGACTGCTGGGCGGTGAAGCCGTGGGGCGGCGAGTACACCTCGACCCCGGACGACCCGCACCAGCGCATCGACGCGGTCTTCGCGACCGAGGGGATCGAAGTCCTGGGCTGCGGCGTCCCGTTGGGCCTTCCGGAGGCCGACGTACGCGCGGCCACGGACCACCTCCCGGTCCTGGCGGCGCTGCGCGTACCGGCGTCCTGACCCCGTTCCGTCCTCCCCACCGGGGCGGCATTCCCCGGCGGGGGAGGGCGGTGGCACCAGCGGCCCCTAGACCACGGCGCCGCGGCCCGGGTCGTCGTCCTCGTCGTCGCCGTGTGCCATCCGTGCCACGAGCGTGGCGAAACCGCCGAGGAAGCCGCCGACGCCGAGCGTCGTCAGCCACCACGTCATGTCCCACTGGAGCAGCACCGCGGCGAGCAGCAGCACCGGGCCGCCGATGACGGCGAGCCAGGCGAACCGGGACGTGGTGTCGGCGGGCGGCAGCGGCGGCGGCTCCGGTGGCACGAAGTGGCCCTCGTCGCTCTCGTCGAGGTCCTCGTCGTCCGGCTCCTCCAGCGAGTAGTTGCGCGGGCCGCCGACGCCGGGCGCGAAGACGACGGAGCTGCCGAGCGGTCTCTCCCCGTCCGGCGCGGCGCCGGTCTCGGTGGCCGGCCCCGCGGGATCGGCCCCTTCCTGCCCGGCCGTTCCTTCGGCGTCCTTCTTCAGCGACTTCTCCGGCCGTTCACCGCCGGTGCTCTGGCCGTCGGCGCTGTTGAAGTCGCCCTCCGGCAGGGCGAGGTCCTCTATCGACTTGAACGGCTTGGCGCCCGGCGGGTCCGGCGGCTCCTCGCCGTACCCCGCGACGATCGCGGCCCACGCCGCGTCCTCGTCGACGGGCTTCGCCGCGGACGCGGCTCCTGACGCGGCCCCGGCTGCGGCGGCGGCCGCAGTCGTGTCCGCCGCCGTCTCCTCCGGCTCCCGCTCCTCTTCGCGGCCCGCGGGCTCCGCGTCGTGCTCAGCCACCGGTCGTGCTCCCCTTCTTCCCGACACTCGGAGCGAGGCGGCCGATGAACGCATAACTCTCGTCGAAGATCCGCTCCGCGTCATGGTCCAACGTCGCGACGTGGTAGCTCTGTTCCAGCAGGATCTCGGTGACGTCCGTCGACGAGACCCGGCTGAGGATGCGGGCCGAGTCCGCCGCCGGCACGACGTGGTCCTGCGGGCTGTGCAGCAGCAGCATCGGCTGGGTCACCTGGGGCAGCTCCGCGTCGACGAGCCGGAAGAAGTTCCGCACGGAGTGCGCCGCGTGCAGCGGGACGCGGTCGTAGCCGACCTCTTCGACGCCCGCCTTCGCGATGTCACTGCGCAGACCCTTCGTCGTACGTACGAGATGACGGGCGACCGGCAGGGCGTACGCCGACAGGCCGTGCACCTTGTTCGCCGGGTTGACCACGGCGATGCCGGAGATCGCGTCCCCGTGCTTCGCGGCGAGGCGCAGCGTGAGCGCCCCGCCCATCGAGAGCCCGAACACGAAGACCTGTGCGCACCGCTCGCGCAGTACGCGCAGCTCGCGGTCGACCTCCGCGTACCAGTCCTGCCAGCCGGTGAGCTGCATGTCCTCCCAGCGGGTGCCGTGCCCGGGCAGCAGCGGCAGGGAGACAGTCAGCCCGCGCTCGGCCAGGTGGCCGGCCCAGGGGCGCAGCGACTGCGGGGAACCGGTGAAGCCGTGACAGAGGAGGACGCCGACCTCTCCGCCCTCGTGGCGGAACGGCTCGGCTCCAGGAAGGACCGGCACCGGGGTCTCCTGTTCATGAGTGTGGGTCTGGGAACTGGACTGCGAAGAGGACTGCAAAAGAGGACTGCCGAAGAGGAGTCTCAGGATGCCCTTCACCGTACGCGACCGGACCGACACCGACCAGGTCCGTCGGGCGGCCTTGTGGGCGGGAGCGCAGGCCCGGCACGGGTTATGGTCTGTTCGACAGACAAGGGAAGGCACTCGGTTGATCTACGGCGCAATGAAGTTCTCCATCGGAGGGTCACTGAAGGTCGCCTTCAGGCCCTGGGTGGAGGGCCTCGAGAACATTCCCGCCGAGGGTCCCGCGATCCTGGCGAGCAACCACCTGTCCTTCTCGGACTCCTTCTTCCTGCCGGCGGTCCTCGACCGCAAGGTCACCTTCATCGCCAAGGCCGAGTACTTCACCTCGCCCGGTGTGAAGGGAAAGCTCACCGCCGCCTTCTTCAAGGGCGTCGGCCAGCTCCCCGTGGACCGCTCGGGCGCGCGCGGCGCCGGTGAGGCGGCGATCAAGGCCGGTATCGACGTGATCAAGGGCGGCGGCCTCTTCGGCATCTATCCGGAGGGCACCCGTTCGCCGGACGGCCGTCTGTACCGGGGCAAGCCGGGCGGCCTCGCCCGTGTGGCGCTCGCCACCGGCGCCCCCGTCATCCCGGTCGCCATGATCGACACCGAGAAGATCCAGCCGCCCGGCAAGGTCGTGCCCAAGCTGATGCGGCCGGGCATCAGGATCGGCAAGCCGCTGGACTTCAGCCGCTACCACGGCATGGACGGCGACCGGTTCATCCTGCGCTCGGTGACCGACGAGGTCATGTACGAGATCATGAAGCTCTCGGGCCAGGAGTACGTCGACATCTACGCGACGGCGGCGAAGCGGCAGATCGCCGACGCGGAGAAGGCCGCCAAGGCGGAGAAGGCGGAGCTGGAGAAGGCCGAGAAGGCCGCGCAGGCCGGCAAGGCGGAACGGTCCGGCGCGTAACAGCGTCCGTCCAGGGGTGGGGATGATGGCCAGGGCTCAGCGCGAACGTGTCGTGCGCATGTCGGTCGAGCAGCCGCTGTGGCGTGCGCTCACCGCCTACCGCGTGCTGACGATGCTCTACGCGGTGCTGCTGTTCGTCTTCACGCGGGACAAGTTCGAGCGTCCCGCCGTGGCCGTCGCGTTCCTCGCGGTGATGTCCGTCTGGACGCTCATCACGCTCCCCAAGGTGGCGAACGCGGCGAGCTGCACCAAGCGCTTCCTCGTCGCCGACCTCGCCGTCGCCCTCACCGGCATCATGCTCACCCCGCTCGCCGACGCGCACGCGCAGCAGATCGACGGCGCCACCCTGCCGTCGATATGGACCGCGGGTTCCGTCCTCGCGTTCGCCATCAAGGGCGGCTGGCGCTGGGCCGCCTTCGCCTCCTCCTTCGTCGCCGCCGCGAACATCGTCGAGCGCGGCGAGCCCAGCCGGGACACGTTCCACAACGTCCTGCTGGTGTGGGTCGCCTCCATCGCGATCGGTTACGTCGTCGAGGTCGCCCGCGCTTCCGAGCGCACCCTCGCCCGCGCCCTGGAGATCGAGGCGGCCACCCGCGAACGGGAGCGCCTCGCCCGCGACATCCACGACAGCGTGCTCCAGGTGCTCGCCATGGTGCAGCGGCGGGGCACCGCGCTCGGCGGCGAGGCGGCCGAGCTCGGCAGGATGGCCGGCGAGCAGGAAGTCGCCCTGCGCACCCTGGTCTCCAGCGGCCTCGTGCCGGCGACGCGCGCCTCGGAGGACGCCGCGATGGGTGCGGTCGTCCGTACGGTCGAGGTGGACGAGGACGAGGGCGGCCCCGGGCGGGACACCCGCCCCTGCGACCTGCGTTCGCTGCTCGCCCCGCACGCCGGGTCGAAGGTCAGCTTCGCCGAGCCCGGCGCCCCGGTCCTGCTGGAGGCGGCGGCCGCGAGGGAGCTGGCGGCGGCTGTCAGTGCCGCACTGGACAATGTGCGCAGGCACGCCGGGGACGACGCCCAGGCGTGGATCCTGGTCGAGGACTGGCCGGAAGAAGTAATCGTGACGGTACGGGACGACGGCCCCGGCATCCCGGAGGGCCGGCTCGCGCAGGCGGAGGGGGAGGGGCGGCTCGGCGTCGCCCTGTCGATCCGGGGGCGGCTGCGGGACATCGGCGGAACGGCCGAGCTGATCTCGGTACCGGGGCAGGGCACGGAAGTAGAACTGAAGGTTCCACGGGGGAAGGCAGGACAGGCGCGATGAGCGGCGAACAGCAGGCGATCAGAGTGATGGTGGTCGACGACCACCCGATGTGGCGGGACGCGGTCGCCCGCGACCTCGACGCGGCGGGCTTCGACGTGGTGGCGACGGCGGGCGACGGCCCGCAGGCCGTGCGCCGCGCCCTGGCCGTCAAACCCCAGGTCCTGGTCCTCGACCTCAACCTGCCGGGCATGCCCGGCGTTCAGGTCTGCAAGGAGCTGGTCGGCGCGGACCCGGCGCTGCGCGTCCTGGTGCTCTCCGCGAGCGGCGAGCACGCCGACGTACTGGAAGCGGTGAAGTCGGGCGCGACGGGCTATCTGCTGAAGTCCGCGGGGCCCGACGAGCTCATCGACGCGGTCCGGCGCACGGCCGCCGGCGACCCGGTCTTCACGCCG is part of the Streptomyces agglomeratus genome and encodes:
- a CDS encoding DUF5304 domain-containing protein — its product is MSDATERPEAAEAPEADAWAKACAEDLAAERARRRADTGGAQPGSAGEELRKLLDAVADKVTSLQSSLPGMAAQGTVSQLINQAKSAVEPVIERNPEVFDHLAAAGNELLAAYRSAVQGQEGRWTRGPARPADREDGKYDGNDGDDGPEGPSSSKHIDLD
- a CDS encoding ROK family glucokinase, producing the protein MGLTIGVDIGGTKIAAGVVDEEGTILDTHKVPTPPTAEGIVDAICAAVSEAGKGHQIDAVGIGAAGYVDDKRATVLFAPNIHWRHEPLKDKVEQRVGLPVVVENDANAAAWGEYRFGAGKGHEDVICITLGTGLGGGIIIGNKLRRGRFGVAAEFGHIRVVPDGLLCGCGSQGCWEQYASGRALVRYAKQRANATPENAKILLALGDGTAAGIEGKHVSAAARQGCPVAVDSFRELARWAGAGLADLASLFDPSAFIVGGGVSDEGELVLDPIRKSFRRWLIGGQWRPHAQVLAAQLGGKAGLVGAADLARQG
- a CDS encoding endonuclease/exonuclease/phosphatase family protein; this encodes MATSPISTLPESRTEADGSAVIRVLSYNIRSMRDDREALARVIGACEPDLVLIQEAPRFFRWRKHAAWLAAHSDLVTLGGGATASGPLLLCSLRVTVERTDDVLLPRTPGLHQRGFATAVVRIGGARLGVLSCHLSLQREERYAQGGMLLDRLEAMGVPHAVAGGDLNERPDGRTFRRLAGELQDCWAVKPWGGEYTSTPDDPHQRIDAVFATEGIEVLGCGVPLGLPEADVRAATDHLPVLAALRVPAS
- a CDS encoding alpha/beta hydrolase; protein product: MPVLPGAEPFRHEGGEVGVLLCHGFTGSPQSLRPWAGHLAERGLTVSLPLLPGHGTRWEDMQLTGWQDWYAEVDRELRVLRERCAQVFVFGLSMGGALTLRLAAKHGDAISGIAVVNPANKVHGLSAYALPVARHLVRTTKGLRSDIAKAGVEEVGYDRVPLHAAHSVRNFFRLVDAELPQVTQPMLLLHSPQDHVVPAADSARILSRVSSTDVTEILLEQSYHVATLDHDAERIFDESYAFIGRLAPSVGKKGSTTGG
- a CDS encoding lysophospholipid acyltransferase family protein, which produces MKFSIGGSLKVAFRPWVEGLENIPAEGPAILASNHLSFSDSFFLPAVLDRKVTFIAKAEYFTSPGVKGKLTAAFFKGVGQLPVDRSGARGAGEAAIKAGIDVIKGGGLFGIYPEGTRSPDGRLYRGKPGGLARVALATGAPVIPVAMIDTEKIQPPGKVVPKLMRPGIRIGKPLDFSRYHGMDGDRFILRSVTDEVMYEIMKLSGQEYVDIYATAAKRQIADAEKAAKAEKAELEKAEKAAQAGKAERSGA
- the macS gene encoding MacS family sensor histidine kinase, which gives rise to MMARAQRERVVRMSVEQPLWRALTAYRVLTMLYAVLLFVFTRDKFERPAVAVAFLAVMSVWTLITLPKVANAASCTKRFLVADLAVALTGIMLTPLADAHAQQIDGATLPSIWTAGSVLAFAIKGGWRWAAFASSFVAAANIVERGEPSRDTFHNVLLVWVASIAIGYVVEVARASERTLARALEIEAATRERERLARDIHDSVLQVLAMVQRRGTALGGEAAELGRMAGEQEVALRTLVSSGLVPATRASEDAAMGAVVRTVEVDEDEGGPGRDTRPCDLRSLLAPHAGSKVSFAEPGAPVLLEAAAARELAAAVSAALDNVRRHAGDDAQAWILVEDWPEEVIVTVRDDGPGIPEGRLAQAEGEGRLGVALSIRGRLRDIGGTAELISVPGQGTEVELKVPRGKAGQAR
- a CDS encoding response regulator; this translates as MSGEQQAIRVMVVDDHPMWRDAVARDLDAAGFDVVATAGDGPQAVRRALAVKPQVLVLDLNLPGMPGVQVCKELVGADPALRVLVLSASGEHADVLEAVKSGATGYLLKSAGPDELIDAVRRTAAGDPVFTPGLAGLVLGEYRRLASDPAPAASSNEPKAPQLTDRETEVLRLVAKGLSYKQIAERLVISHRTVQNHVQNTLGKLQLHNRVELVRYAIERGLDDA